Genomic DNA from Alphaproteobacteria bacterium:
TATGCGCGGATCGCGCAGGATCGCATCGCAGCCGTCGTGCCGAGCGACGATCCCGCTGTGATCGCACTCAAGGCCAAGCGCGAGGAGCCACGTATTCCTTTTGGCACGCTCATCGAGCAAGGCCTCGTGCGACCGGGCGAAATCCTGGTCGATCCCGCGCGCCGATTTAGCGCCAAGGTGCGGGCGGACGGTACCGTCATCTCAGCGGAGCATAGGGGTTCAATTCACCAGGTGGGGGCCGCCGTGCAAGGTGCTCCCGCCTGCAACGGCTGGACGTTCTGGATGGTGGTCCGAAAGGGTCGTCTTGTTCCAATCGACCTTCTGCGTCAGCAATTTCGCGCGGAGATGGAGCGAGTGAGCTAAACGCTCTCGCAAACTCCTCCTCTCATGTGCTCAACTCGCCGCCGCGGCCGCATCGACACTCGGCAGAACGAGCGTAACACGAAGCCCGCCGAGACTTGCACTCCCGAGCGAAACGCTGCCGCCGTAGAGCTCCGCGATATCGCGCACGATCGCAAGCCCGAGCCCTGTGCCGGGGACGGCCTCGTCGAGGCGCTTACCGCGCTCGAACACTTGCGCACGCTCCTCCGGGGAAAGCCCGGGTCCATCGTCCTCGACGTCGACGACCGCGCGCTGGTCCGCGCGCGCGAGCTTCACCACGACGCGTTTTCGTGCCCATTTGCAGCCATTGTCCATGACGTTGCCGAGTATCTCCTCGAGGTCCTGCCGCTCGCCACGAAAGGCGATCCCGGGATCGCCTTCGACGGCGATAGTGATTCCCCGATCGATGTGGATGCGCTCGAGCGTGCGCTGAAGATCCTCGACAACCGGCAGGATGTACGTTCGCGCGCCGAGCACGCGGGCGCGCGCCGCCGTCCGCGCACGCGCGAGGTAGTGGTCGACCTGGCGTCGCATGACGCCGGTTTGTCGCGCCACGGAGTCGGCGAGCGGGCCCGTGGAGTCGCCCGACTCGTTCGAGAGAACTGCAAGCGGTGTCTTCAGTGCATGTGCGAGGTTGCCGACATGGGTGCGTGCGCGTTCGACCACGTCGGCGTTGTGCTCGAGCAGTGCGTTGAGCTCGTCCGCAAGCGGCTGCACTTCCTTTGGAAAGCTGCCCTCGAGCCGCTCCGCTCGCCCGGCGCGAATTGCCGCCAGTGCGGCCTCCATGCGTCTCAGCGGAATGAGGCCGAAGCGCACTTGGATGAATACCGCCGCAATCAATCCACCGCCGAGGAGTGCAAGCGCCCATGCAAGCGCTTTGTCGAACCGAGCCACCTCGCTGCCGATTTCACTTTGCTCCGCAGCGACAATGTAATGGAGCCGATCGGGCATATTTGGCAATGAAACGTCCCGCTCGACGACCCGTAGACGATTCTCGTCGGGGCCGTCGATTTCATAGATGAGGAGTGTACCGCCCTCGTCCGGCCGCGCGTCGAGCACCATGTCCCAAAGAGACCGCGAACGCAGGATTGGGCCATGCGGCCCCGCAATCTCCCAGTACCAGCCGGAATAGGGTTGCGTGAAGCGCGGTTCGCCGAGCCCACGCGCAAGCTCGAGCCGGCCCGCAGCACCCGCCCGGCTTACCGCGATAAGCCCGTCGAGATAGACTTCAAGGCGTGCGTCGAAGCTGCGCTCGACCGAGTCCTCGAAGATGCCGGATAGTGCAAAGCCGCCTGCGACCAGCGCGGCGGCGATCCATAAGCCCGC
This window encodes:
- a CDS encoding ATP-binding protein produces the protein MKFNSLAFRLVAGAGLWIAAALVAGGFALSGIFEDSVERSFDARLEVYLDGLIAVSRAGAAGRLELARGLGEPRFTQPYSGWYWEIAGPHGPILRSRSLWDMVLDARPDEGGTLLIYEIDGPDENRLRVVERDVSLPNMPDRLHYIVAAEQSEIGSEVARFDKALAWALALLGGGLIAAVFIQVRFGLIPLRRMEAALAAIRAGRAERLEGSFPKEVQPLADELNALLEHNADVVERARTHVGNLAHALKTPLAVLSNESGDSTGPLADSVARQTGVMRRQVDHYLARARTAARARVLGARTYILPVVEDLQRTLERIHIDRGITIAVEGDPGIAFRGERQDLEEILGNVMDNGCKWARKRVVVKLARADQRAVVDVEDDGPGLSPEERAQVFERGKRLDEAVPGTGLGLAIVRDIAELYGGSVSLGSASLGGLRVTLVLPSVDAAAAAS